From Mesorhizobium sp. Pch-S:
ACGATCACCTCGTCGGCGGGCTCTATGGCGTGTCGCTCGGCCGCGTCTTCTTCGGTGAAAGCATGTTTTCGCGGGAGACCGACGCCTCCAAGATCTGCCTCGTCCATCTGGTCGAGCGGCTCAGGGAGCGTGGCTTTGCCCTGCTCGACACCCAGTTCACCACCGAACATCTGAAACGCTTCGGAGCCGTGGACGTACCGCGCGGGCGTTATGAAAAGATGCTGGCAGCGGCCCTGAAAGGCGAAGCCGAGTTCAGCCCGCAGGCAGATTGAGATTGCCGGCCGGTCAGTTGGTGGGCTGCTTGCTGTTGACCTTGGCGGGCGCGCCGCTGGACGAAGGCTTGGCTGCAACAGGCGCAGGCACGTCGGACTTCTGTTTGCAGCCCTTCAGCCACACATCATAGACCGCGTGTTCGACTGCGTTGATACCGGGGCTTTCGGCGAACATCCAGCCGGTGAAGATACGACGTATCTTGCGGTCGAGCGTGATCTCGTCGACCTCGACGAAGGAATCCGTCTTCGGCGCCTCGGCACCGGGACGCGAATAACACACGCGCGGTGTCACCTGCAGTGCACCGAACTGCACCGTCTCGTCGATATAGACGTCGAAATTGATGATGCGGCCGGTGATCTTGTCGATGCCGGAAAACTCGGCGACCGGATTGGCAACGCGTTCAACCTTCACCTCAGGAGCCGGCTTGTTCTGGGCAGGCTGTTTCTGGCCAGGCTGCTCGCTCTGAGCCGGTTGCTGAGGAACTGGTTCCTGAGCCGGTTGCTCCTGGACAGGCTGTCCCTGGTTGGCGTCCGGCTGGATCTCGAATGGTATCTGGGCAGGCGTTTCGCCGGCGGGCGGATCCCACGGCATCTGCTGTGCATTCGCATGAAGTGGGCAAGCAACCGCCAGCATTGTTGCCAAGGCGCCGGTCGAAAGGCGGCTGAAAGATATCATACGGACGACCCGTCTTTGGGCAGGTGATTCTCAACGCCCAAAGGTAGAGCGTTCCGGCGAAGCGAACCAGCTAAACGGCAAATGTGGCGAGAACCCGAACCGTGTCGTTTCAGGAGCCCGGCGTCCAGGCATCATAATCGCCGGTCACCTGCGGACGGTGCTGGCTGCCCAGGATCGAGCCCTTCGGGCGGTACGCCGCGGCAGTACCGGTCAGGTTGGGCTCGTGCGGCTTCTGCCATTCCCGCGGCTTGTATGTCTCGTTGACCGGAGCAACATCGACGCGGTGGTGAATCCAGCCGTGCCAGCCGGGAGGAATGGCCGAGGCTTCCGACTTGTCGGCATAGATTACCCAACGGCGGGTCTGTCCATCGGAGTTGATGCCGCCCTCGTAATAGATATTGCCGAATTCGTCCTGACCGACCTTCTTGCCATGACGCCAGGTGTGGAAACGCGTTCCCAGCGTCTGGCCGTTCCACCAGGTGAAAAACTGCGTCAGAAAGCCTGCCATGCTGGTCCTCGCGGGCGTTTGCCGTTGCCTGCTTATGGCGCCCTGTCGGGCGGAAGGCAAGGGTTTAGATCGTCGCGACAAGGTGGAGTTCCTGCACTCCTCATCTGGAGACGGGAAAAGCGCCGCTTCATTTCGCAATTGCTCAAATTCATCTCGCACTTGCAAAATAATTAGCCGCTCCGTATCCCTAATGACGCTCGGACAAGCGGGCTCTCGGACAGGTCCGGCCTGTCCGTCGAGGGAGGAAAAAGATGGCTTCCGATGCGACTGCGGCTGCACCCCGCATCACGCCTGCAGAGCTGTCGGCCCGCAAGGGCGGCACGCCGATCGTCTGTCTGACCGCGTACACCTATCCCATTGCCCGCCTGCTTGATCCACACGTCGATCTGCTGCTGGTCGGCGACAGCGTCGCGATGGTCCTGCATGGCCACAAGACAACACTCGGCGCAACCATGGAGATGATGATCCTGCATGGCCAGGCAGTCATGCGCGGCACGCGCCGTGCCTGCGTCGTGCTCGACATGCCTGCCGGAAGCTATGAAAATTCGCCTGCCGTCGCCCTCGCCTCGGCCCGTCGCCTGGTCGATGAAACCGGCTGCGATGCGGTCAAGCTGGAAGGTGGAGTCGACGTGGCGGAGCAGATCGCTGCCATTGCAGGCGCGGGCATTGCCGTCATGGGTCATATCGGGCTGCAGCCGCAATCGGTCGAAAAGGACGGCGGCTACAAAATCAAGGGCGGCACCGATGCCGCCATCGCCGCACTGCTGGCGGATGCCAAAGCTGTCGAACACGCCGGTGCCTTTTCGATGGTCATCGAGGGCACGATGGAGCCGGTGGCGGCCGAGATCACGCGCCAATCGGCGATCCCCACCATCGGCATCGGCGCCAGCGTGGCCTGCGACGGCCAGATTCTCGTCGTCGATGACGCGATCGGCCTGACCGTCGACCGCGTGCCGAAATTCGTCAAGGAATATGCCAGCTTGCGCGATACGGTGGGGAACGCTGCCGCCCGTTACGCCTCGGAAGTGCATGCACGCACGTTTCCTGGCCCCGAACATGTCTTTCGATCGAAGGGCGAAAAAGAATCATGAAACGTCCGCAAGTTGTTGAAACCGTTTCCGATCTGCGCACCGTCGTACGAGAGTGGCGCCGGCAGGGTCTGAGTGTTGCCATGGTGCCGACCATGGGCGCCCTGCATGACGGCCATGTCTCCCTGACACGCATCGCACTCGAGCGAGCCGACCGCTGCGTTGTGTCGATCTTCATCAACCCGACGCAGTTCGCACCGACCGAGGACCTCGACAAATATCCGCGCCAGCTCGCCGCTGATCTCGACCGACTGGCAGAAGCCGGCGTGCAGCTTGCCTTTACGCCGACAGCCGCGGAAATGTATCCGCACGGCTTCGACGCCAAGGTGGTCATCGGCGGCCCGTCGGCTGGACTGGAAACCGATTTCCGACCGACATTTTTCGAAGGTGTAGCCACGGTCGTTGCCAAGCTTTTCCTGCAGACCCTGCCCGACTGCGCGGTCTTCGGCGAGAAAGACTATCAGCAGCTCTGTGTGGTGAAGAAGCTCTGTCGAGATCTCGACATTCCGATCGAGATCATTGGAGCACCGACGGTCCGTGACGGGGAAGGCCTCGCCATGTCCTCGCGCAATGCCTATCTCACGCCGACCGAACTCGCCGTGGCACGACAGCTCAACAGGATCCTGCGCCATGCTGCGCAAGCGCTGCAATCCGGGGCTGGCGAACAGGAAACACTGGAGAAAGCCCGCCAGAAAATCCTCGCCGCCGGCTTCGGCGCCGTCGACTATGTCGAGGCTCGCGAAAGCGATACGCTCGCCCCCTGGCAACGCGACCGCGACGGTCGCATCCTGGTGGCCGCGCGGCTTGGCGCTACGCGGTTGATCGACAATGTCGAGATTGTCGGGATCTAGAGCATTCAGTCTCTCTGCGGGAAGCGGCTAACCCAGCCGTTTCTCGAACACCAGTGCCGGGATACCCGATCCGGCAGCGCCACAATCGCTGCTCTGGCCAGCCTCAGTGAAACCATTGGCCGTGTAGAAGCGGATGGCCGGCGCATTGGCCCCCTCCACTTCCAGCCGCAATGTGTGGGCTTCGGGAAAGCTGTCTTCGATCTCTTCCAGCAACATGCTGCCTATGCCCTTGTGCTGGAACGCCGGCAACACATAAAGCTGGCGCAACTTGACCACCTTGGGATCATCGGTGGCGGCTGCAAAGGCCACGCCGGCGATGGTCTCGCCATCGTCGGCGACCAGAAACTCGGAGTTTGGCTGCGTCAGGCGAGCCTTGAGCGAGGCTGGCGTGTGCCACTGGCTCGTGATCTCGTTCACCCGCTCCACGCCGTAGATGGCATCGTAGGTGGCATGCCACGTCTCAGTGAGCAGCGCCTTTATCGCTTCAAGGTCACGCTCGCTCGCCGTACGCACGAACATGGCAGCTATTCCGTGATGCCGAGCTTGGCTTTGACGAGATCGTTCACCGCTTGCGGATTGGCCTTGCCGCCGGTCGCCTTCATCACCTGTCCAACGAACCAGCCGGCCATCGTCGGCTTGGCCCTGGCCTGCTCGACCTTGTCCGGATTGGCTGCGATCACATCGTCCACCGCCTTTTCGATGGCGCCGGTGTCAGTGACCTGTTTCATGCCGCGCGTCTCGACGAGTTCCTTGGGATCGCCGCCCTCGTTCCAGACGATCTCGAACAGGTCCTTTGCGATCTTGCCGGAGATGGTGCCTTCCCTGATCAGGTCGACGATGCTGCCGAGCTGGGCCGGCGAAACCGGTGTCTCCTCAATGGCCTTGCCGGACTTGTTCAAGGCGCCGAGCAGGTCGTTGATGACCCAGTTCGCCACCGTCTTGCCGTCGCGCCCCGCCGTCACCTGCTCGAAGTAATCGGCGATGGCCTTTTCCGAGACGAGGATCGAGGCGTCGTAGGCGGACAGGCCGAGCTTTTCGACCAGACGCGTCTTCTTGTCGTCCGGCAGTTCCGGCAGATGCCTGGCGAGGTCGTCGACATATGCCTGGTCGAACTCCAGCGGCAAAAGATCCGGATCGGGGAAGTACCGGTAATCATGCGCTTCTTCCTTGGAGCGCATGGAGCGCGTCTCACCCTTCACCGGGTCGTACAGGCGGGTTTCCTGATCGATCGTGCCGCCATCTTCGAGGATGGCGATCTGCCGGCGCGCCTCA
This genomic window contains:
- a CDS encoding DUF2155 domain-containing protein; the protein is MPWDPPAGETPAQIPFEIQPDANQGQPVQEQPAQEPVPQQPAQSEQPGQKQPAQNKPAPEVKVERVANPVAEFSGIDKITGRIINFDVYIDETVQFGALQVTPRVCYSRPGAEAPKTDSFVEVDEITLDRKIRRIFTGWMFAESPGINAVEHAVYDVWLKGCKQKSDVPAPVAAKPSSSGAPAKVNSKQPTN
- a CDS encoding NADH:ubiquinone oxidoreductase subunit NDUFA12 — its product is MAGFLTQFFTWWNGQTLGTRFHTWRHGKKVGQDEFGNIYYEGGINSDGQTRRWVIYADKSEASAIPPGWHGWIHHRVDVAPVNETYKPREWQKPHEPNLTGTAAAYRPKGSILGSQHRPQVTGDYDAWTPGS
- the panB gene encoding 3-methyl-2-oxobutanoate hydroxymethyltransferase; the encoded protein is MASDATAAAPRITPAELSARKGGTPIVCLTAYTYPIARLLDPHVDLLLVGDSVAMVLHGHKTTLGATMEMMILHGQAVMRGTRRACVVLDMPAGSYENSPAVALASARRLVDETGCDAVKLEGGVDVAEQIAAIAGAGIAVMGHIGLQPQSVEKDGGYKIKGGTDAAIAALLADAKAVEHAGAFSMVIEGTMEPVAAEITRQSAIPTIGIGASVACDGQILVVDDAIGLTVDRVPKFVKEYASLRDTVGNAAARYASEVHARTFPGPEHVFRSKGEKES
- the panC gene encoding pantoate--beta-alanine ligase → MKRPQVVETVSDLRTVVREWRRQGLSVAMVPTMGALHDGHVSLTRIALERADRCVVSIFINPTQFAPTEDLDKYPRQLAADLDRLAEAGVQLAFTPTAAEMYPHGFDAKVVIGGPSAGLETDFRPTFFEGVATVVAKLFLQTLPDCAVFGEKDYQQLCVVKKLCRDLDIPIEIIGAPTVRDGEGLAMSSRNAYLTPTELAVARQLNRILRHAAQALQSGAGEQETLEKARQKILAAGFGAVDYVEARESDTLAPWQRDRDGRILVAARLGATRLIDNVEIVGI
- a CDS encoding GNAT family N-acetyltransferase, with translation MFVRTASERDLEAIKALLTETWHATYDAIYGVERVNEITSQWHTPASLKARLTQPNSEFLVADDGETIAGVAFAAATDDPKVVKLRQLYVLPAFQHKGIGSMLLEEIEDSFPEAHTLRLEVEGANAPAIRFYTANGFTEAGQSSDCGAAGSGIPALVFEKRLG